A genomic segment from Geitlerinema sp. PCC 7407 encodes:
- the rsmI gene encoding 16S rRNA (cytidine(1402)-2'-O)-methyltransferase, whose protein sequence is METAAKSGTLYVVGTPIGNLEDMTFRAVRILQTVTVIAAEDTRHTGKLLHHFQIKTPQLSYHEHNSRSRTPELVSRLGQGESVALVTDAGMPGISDPGYELVKACAEAGLAVVPIPGPSAVVTALSAAGLPTDRFCFEGFLPAKGSPRRDRLAQLGRETRTLVFYESPHRLRQTLDDFEAVFGGDRAIVLARELTKLHEEFWRGTVSEAIAHHTQRNPQGEYTLIVAGATLSEPQWSDDDLRLELQQMISQGLSRSQASRQLADRTDLSRRHIYQLALALPESPEESF, encoded by the coding sequence ATGGAAACGGCAGCAAAATCGGGAACACTTTACGTGGTGGGCACCCCCATCGGCAACCTGGAAGACATGACCTTTCGGGCGGTGCGGATTTTGCAGACCGTGACCGTGATCGCCGCCGAAGACACGCGCCACACCGGCAAGCTGCTGCACCACTTCCAGATCAAGACGCCTCAGCTGAGCTATCACGAGCACAACAGCCGCAGCCGCACCCCAGAGCTGGTCTCGCGTCTGGGCCAGGGGGAATCTGTGGCCTTGGTCACCGATGCGGGGATGCCGGGCATCTCCGATCCGGGGTACGAACTGGTCAAGGCCTGCGCCGAAGCGGGGTTAGCCGTGGTGCCCATTCCCGGCCCCAGCGCGGTGGTCACCGCCCTGAGCGCCGCCGGACTGCCGACGGATCGGTTTTGCTTTGAGGGATTTTTGCCCGCGAAGGGATCGCCCCGCCGCGATCGCCTAGCGCAGCTAGGACGGGAAACGCGAACGCTGGTTTTTTATGAATCTCCCCACCGCCTGCGCCAAACCCTGGACGACTTTGAGGCGGTGTTTGGGGGCGATCGCGCCATCGTCTTGGCCCGCGAACTGACCAAGCTGCACGAAGAATTTTGGCGGGGCACCGTTTCAGAGGCGATCGCCCACCACACCCAGCGCAATCCCCAGGGCGAATACACCCTGATCGTCGCGGGCGCTACCCTCAGCGAGCCCCAGTGGTCCGACGATGACCTCAGGCTCGAGCTTCAGCAAATGATCAGCCAAGGCCTTTCGCGCTCCCAGGCCAGCCGCCAGCTCGCCGATCGCACCGACCTGTCTCGCCGCCACATCTACCAGCTCGCCCTCGCCCTACCTGAATCTCCCGAAGAGTCTTTCTAA
- a CDS encoding phosphoglucomutase/phosphomannomutase family protein: MSAASNSTEIVFGTDGWRGIIANDFTFPNVRKVTRAIASYLETAYSKDRPVLVSYDTRFLADEFARAAAEVLVDLGWTVKIVERDCPTPVIAYNAKHLNSAGALMFTASHNPAPYCGIKYIPDYAGPATPEITDTIVANIARSSDEVPSGRNLDKITTFDPKPAYLQFIYSLLDVERIRAAKLKVKYDALFSTSRGYLDEVLEYCGCEVESFNTYRDVLFGGGMPEPKGEQLEGLVAAVKKDQADLGLATDGDSDRFGVVDEQGNVLTPNTVLLLLARHLVKNRGKSGAIVRTVATTHLLDNMAAQYGLPLYETPVGFKYVGEKMRETEVLIGGEESGGLSIIGHIPEKDGILANMLVAEAIAYEGKPLTQLVDEAIKEAGGPLYNTRLDLHLNDAHKKAVLDSCINNPPSEVAGIKVKEVGRKDGIKLYLEDGGWVLLRPSGTEPLMRVYLETNSPEKETKVAAAMEAMIQKLEPATV; this comes from the coding sequence ATGAGTGCAGCCAGCAATTCAACAGAAATCGTATTCGGTACCGATGGATGGCGTGGCATCATTGCCAACGACTTTACGTTCCCCAACGTGCGAAAAGTCACTCGGGCGATCGCAAGCTATTTAGAAACGGCTTACAGCAAAGATCGTCCGGTGCTCGTATCCTACGACACCCGCTTTCTCGCCGATGAGTTTGCCCGCGCGGCAGCAGAAGTACTAGTTGATCTTGGCTGGACCGTCAAAATTGTTGAGCGGGACTGCCCCACCCCGGTCATCGCCTACAACGCCAAGCATCTCAACTCCGCCGGGGCCCTCATGTTCACCGCCAGCCACAACCCGGCGCCCTACTGCGGCATCAAATACATTCCGGACTACGCAGGCCCCGCCACGCCAGAAATCACCGACACCATCGTGGCCAACATTGCCCGCTCCAGCGATGAAGTGCCCTCGGGTCGGAACCTCGATAAAATCACCACTTTTGATCCCAAACCCGCTTATCTACAATTTATCTACAGCCTGCTCGATGTCGAGCGGATTCGCGCAGCCAAGCTAAAGGTCAAGTATGACGCGCTCTTTTCCACCTCCCGCGGCTACCTCGACGAAGTGCTCGAGTACTGCGGCTGCGAGGTCGAGTCCTTCAACACCTACCGCGACGTGCTGTTTGGCGGCGGGATGCCTGAGCCCAAGGGCGAGCAGCTCGAAGGCCTGGTTGCCGCAGTCAAAAAAGATCAGGCCGATCTGGGCCTCGCTACGGATGGCGACAGCGATCGCTTTGGCGTAGTCGATGAGCAGGGCAATGTCCTGACCCCCAACACGGTGCTACTGTTGCTGGCCCGTCACCTGGTGAAAAATCGCGGCAAGTCTGGGGCGATCGTGCGCACCGTCGCCACGACCCACCTGCTCGACAATATGGCTGCGCAGTACGGCCTGCCGCTGTACGAGACGCCGGTCGGCTTCAAGTACGTGGGCGAAAAAATGCGGGAAACCGAGGTCCTCATCGGCGGTGAGGAGTCTGGCGGCCTGAGCATTATCGGCCACATCCCCGAGAAAGACGGCATTTTGGCCAATATGCTGGTGGCAGAGGCGATCGCCTACGAAGGCAAGCCCTTGACGCAGCTCGTCGACGAAGCCATCAAGGAAGCCGGCGGTCCGCTGTACAACACCCGCCTCGATCTGCACCTCAACGACGCTCACAAGAAAGCAGTCCTCGACAGCTGCATCAACAACCCTCCCAGCGAAGTTGCCGGGATCAAGGTGAAGGAAGTCGGTCGCAAGGACGGCATCAAGCTCTATCTGGAAGACGGCGGCTGGGTGCTGCTGCGTCCCTCCGGAACGGAGCCGCTGATGCGGGTGTACCTCGAAACCAATAGCCCCGAGAAAGAAACCAAAGTCGCTGCGGCGATGGAGGCCATGATACAGAAGCTCGAGCCCGCTACGGTCTAG
- a CDS encoding lipopolysaccharide assembly protein LapA domain-containing protein has protein sequence MLQTFNTLLTALIVSAWVVAIALISIQNVTPVSLRFLIFRTVEIPFGLVLAFCAAGGMMLVAIARPFLSRSSE, from the coding sequence ATGCTGCAAACCTTCAACACGCTGCTCACAGCCCTGATCGTCTCGGCTTGGGTCGTGGCGATCGCCCTGATTTCCATCCAGAACGTCACCCCAGTGTCGTTGCGGTTCCTGATCTTCCGCACCGTCGAGATTCCCTTTGGGCTGGTACTCGCTTTCTGCGCAGCGGGCGGCATGATGCTAGTGGCGATCGCTCGTCCCTTCTTGAGCCGCTCTAGCGAATAA
- a CDS encoding helix-turn-helix domain-containing protein has protein sequence MSSRKLSEQDIQELLDLYRQPGETTSTLASRYGVSNSTVSRILKNSLPETEYEILVQQKRSSRSQPSVEAEPTPEPPAIAPEPAASSKPKPSRGRKAAKSEPAEVPAEPEAAPPSKAETPKPTKKKVAPPTADAAIASEPEPAPETPEAASAEDSKVSESSESRRVRKRSSRGPTRNSARQEDEAQLKLELPSLNGAQPKRQAPDLEASPQQAPEVDAEEEDLAYVPDSREDLDDEDEDEDDLDDLDDLDDDDFGDEDDEDDEDDDEESGAPKLRQKVISTEIVKILPFAEASLPKVSYLVVDRLAELVARPLREFGDLGQIPEAEVQEKTLPIFDNHRVARRFSKRNQRVIKVPDSNMFQKALPYLQAKGITRLLIDGQVYGF, from the coding sequence ATGTCCTCTAGAAAGCTATCTGAACAAGATATTCAAGAATTGCTGGACCTGTATCGCCAGCCAGGAGAGACAACGTCTACCTTGGCCAGTCGCTACGGGGTCAGCAACTCAACGGTGAGCCGCATTCTCAAAAATAGTTTGCCGGAGACCGAATACGAGATCCTGGTGCAGCAAAAGCGCTCCTCGCGCTCTCAGCCGTCCGTAGAGGCTGAGCCGACGCCTGAGCCCCCGGCGATCGCCCCTGAGCCCGCAGCTTCCTCAAAACCCAAGCCTAGCCGGGGCCGCAAAGCTGCCAAGTCTGAGCCTGCGGAGGTTCCAGCGGAGCCTGAAGCTGCTCCCCCGTCTAAGGCGGAGACGCCGAAGCCCACCAAAAAGAAAGTGGCGCCTCCGACAGCCGACGCGGCGATCGCCTCAGAACCCGAGCCCGCCCCAGAAACTCCCGAAGCAGCATCCGCTGAAGACTCGAAAGTCTCCGAGTCGAGCGAGTCACGCCGCGTCCGCAAACGTTCCTCGCGCGGCCCTACGCGAAATTCGGCTCGCCAAGAGGATGAAGCTCAGCTCAAGCTAGAGTTGCCGAGCCTGAACGGTGCTCAGCCCAAACGCCAAGCGCCTGATCTCGAAGCTTCGCCGCAGCAAGCCCCGGAGGTCGATGCAGAGGAAGAAGATCTAGCCTACGTGCCGGACTCCCGCGAAGACCTCGACGATGAAGATGAGGACGAAGACGATCTCGATGATCTAGATGATCTCGATGATGACGACTTTGGGGATGAGGACGACGAAGACGACGAAGACGACGACGAGGAGAGCGGAGCACCCAAGCTGCGCCAGAAGGTCATCTCTACCGAGATCGTCAAGATTCTGCCTTTTGCAGAAGCGTCCTTGCCTAAGGTGTCCTATCTGGTCGTGGATCGCCTAGCGGAGCTGGTGGCGCGCCCCCTGCGAGAATTTGGTGATCTGGGCCAAATCCCGGAGGCAGAAGTTCAGGAAAAAACGCTGCCGATTTTTGATAATCACCGAGTGGCGCGGCGGTTCTCGAAGCGCAACCAGCGGGTGATCAAGGTGCCTGACAGCAACATGTTCCAAAAAGCGCTGCCTTACTTGCAGGCGAAGGGCATTACGCGGCTGCTGATCGATGGTCAGGTGTACGGCTTCTAG
- a CDS encoding Npun_F0813 family protein produces the protein MFILKPQDVEISSIQHPSRDQKIPILQYQGQTFRLISVFNASQEDEARAFWRDLTDNRGKACVLLEEPQRYSVWGKIRLEQLGADSGGSEDAKESFTQAAILLLQALHIDIEDLLGNRQAAAFQKEISSVFQQWKFPQTESPEAINYLLTMDPLAGGQVPPWQEHHLNTLLQELHRLGKDYFGNLSFVERAMDALQDLPAGDRQQFQGWLKQSPLGRLWGVG, from the coding sequence ATGTTTATTCTTAAGCCGCAGGATGTTGAAATCTCCAGCATTCAGCACCCCAGTCGAGATCAAAAGATTCCAATCCTCCAGTATCAGGGCCAAACCTTTCGCCTTATTAGCGTCTTCAATGCCAGCCAAGAGGACGAGGCCAGAGCCTTTTGGCGGGATCTGACGGACAATCGCGGTAAGGCGTGTGTTTTGCTCGAAGAGCCTCAGCGCTACAGCGTTTGGGGAAAGATTCGCCTCGAGCAGCTGGGCGCTGATTCTGGGGGATCGGAGGACGCTAAGGAGTCCTTTACCCAGGCGGCGATTTTGCTGCTGCAAGCGTTGCACATCGACATTGAGGATTTGCTGGGCAATCGGCAGGCGGCTGCGTTCCAGAAAGAAATTAGCAGTGTTTTTCAGCAATGGAAGTTTCCTCAGACAGAGTCGCCTGAGGCGATCAACTATCTGCTCACAATGGATCCTTTGGCGGGCGGACAGGTGCCGCCGTGGCAGGAGCACCACCTGAATACGCTGTTGCAGGAACTGCACCGCTTGGGAAAGGACTATTTTGGCAATTTGAGTTTTGTCGAGCGGGCGATGGATGCTTTGCAGGATCTGCCGGCGGGCGATCGCCAGCAGTTTCAGGGCTGGCTCAAGCAGTCGCCGCTCGGGCGTTTGTGGGGGGTTGGTTGA
- a CDS encoding hemolysin family protein translates to MSFLSIHPLLAATEIQPLLGSVTLDLLILVLMLVLSACFSGSETAITAMDNLKLRSLIKEQGDPSGTFRLVLENRSRFITTLLVGNNLVNNFSAILTSNLFSLWLGNRGIGVATFVVTILVLTFGEIVPKSLAINNVMPIFMVVVQPIYWFSRLLSWLGIIYFFETIAQVAIRTFQGNVVQQGESVKDLQLMIEILGGKGKLDLDKHKLLNKALMLDRLSVREIVKPRIDMRTISHEASLQELVTLCLETGFSRIPVQGESKDQIVGIVHLKRTLQQLSVLRQDGLEDGRVVDAMDPPVYVPETKRVADLLKEMLQQRLHIAIVVDEYGGTVGLVTLEDLLEELVGEIYDESDFPARMAAQQAMRLKAARSGRANRSGRGDANAARRRSPTADSDAP, encoded by the coding sequence GTGAGCTTTCTATCGATTCATCCTCTGCTGGCTGCCACCGAAATCCAGCCCTTGCTGGGCAGCGTCACCCTCGATCTGTTGATCTTGGTCCTCATGCTGGTTCTCTCGGCGTGCTTCTCCGGCTCCGAAACGGCCATCACCGCGATGGACAACCTCAAGCTGCGATCGCTGATCAAAGAGCAAGGCGACCCCAGCGGCACGTTTCGCCTAGTGCTCGAAAACCGCAGTCGCTTCATCACGACCCTTCTGGTGGGCAACAACCTCGTCAACAACTTCTCGGCCATCTTGACCAGCAACCTCTTTAGTCTCTGGCTGGGCAACCGAGGCATTGGCGTGGCTACCTTTGTCGTGACCATCTTGGTGCTCACCTTCGGCGAGATTGTCCCCAAATCTCTGGCCATCAACAACGTCATGCCCATTTTCATGGTCGTTGTGCAGCCGATTTATTGGTTCTCGCGCCTGCTGTCTTGGCTGGGCATCATCTACTTTTTCGAAACCATTGCCCAGGTTGCCATTCGCACCTTCCAGGGCAACGTGGTGCAGCAGGGCGAATCGGTCAAAGACCTCCAGCTAATGATCGAAATCCTCGGGGGTAAAGGCAAGCTAGACCTCGACAAGCACAAGCTGCTCAACAAAGCCCTCATGCTCGATCGCCTCAGCGTTCGGGAAATCGTCAAGCCCCGCATCGACATGCGCACCATTTCCCATGAGGCATCTCTGCAAGAGCTGGTCACCCTCTGCCTAGAAACCGGTTTCTCGCGGATTCCGGTGCAGGGGGAGTCCAAAGATCAAATCGTGGGCATTGTTCATCTAAAGCGCACCCTCCAGCAGCTGAGCGTCCTGCGCCAAGACGGCCTGGAGGACGGTCGGGTCGTGGATGCCATGGACCCACCAGTCTATGTTCCCGAAACCAAGCGAGTAGCGGACTTGCTGAAGGAAATGCTCCAGCAGCGCCTGCACATCGCCATTGTGGTGGACGAGTACGGAGGTACGGTGGGCTTGGTGACCCTCGAAGACCTCCTAGAAGAGCTGGTGGGTGAAATCTATGATGAGAGCGACTTTCCGGCCCGGATGGCCGCTCAGCAAGCGATGCGCCTAAAGGCGGCTCGTTCAGGTCGGGCGAACCGCTCGGGCCGCGGGGATGCCAATGCTGCTCGCCGGCGATCGCCCACCGCCGACTCTGACGCGCCCTAG
- a CDS encoding ABC transporter ATP-binding protein, translated as MASFRDILQYYRHYWRSALLSIGASSFFEIADLAVPYAIGQILNVLSQQPLDPLVQGAIAPLVSFWGMSPRSAGLGLLLGLICLVTIVRAPIQPWLGLWFHWAIPLKARRDQTQRVVEKILSLPLEFYDENNPGRIAGRVARGLENHTWSYPEVAGQLVPKLARVLGIFVILWFIEWRIALLLLVSFVGILVFGLRSLRILIHQERLLDRHQENTESRTSEIITNIKTVKAFATETRERDRQSRRLDRELMVVLERIHRGYVNLNTWQSTVIQACVFAVLVFALVETIQGRISLGHFVTTLTVSSMAYAELNPINTLAETFARRYASMVRFHEFMQRSPGRDAITFSPELPTANPYQFTGKLEFDHVSFGYQPDKPVLKDISLCIEPCQTVALVGRSGSGKSTLVKLLFRYFEPTRGAIRLDGLDIRRLEVDRYRRRLAIVHQEVDVFNGTLMDNLTYGNPNASLEQVREACRIARVDEFLDQLPKGYNTVVGERGLRLSGGQRQRLGIARALIVNPDVLVFDEATSSLDYESERSIQLAMRSLLGTRTLLIIAHRLSTVREADQIIVLDRGEIVEVGNHEELLRHGGLYHRLHALQETGELWG; from the coding sequence ATGGCTAGTTTCCGAGATATCCTCCAGTACTACCGACACTACTGGCGATCGGCGCTGCTCAGCATAGGAGCCAGCAGCTTCTTCGAGATTGCGGATTTAGCAGTCCCCTACGCCATTGGTCAAATCCTCAATGTGCTGTCCCAGCAGCCCCTTGACCCCCTCGTCCAGGGAGCGATCGCCCCGCTGGTGTCCTTTTGGGGAATGTCGCCGCGCTCTGCTGGCCTGGGCCTGCTGCTGGGCCTGATCTGCTTGGTGACGATTGTTCGGGCGCCGATCCAGCCCTGGCTGGGGCTGTGGTTTCACTGGGCAATCCCGCTCAAAGCTCGCCGAGATCAGACCCAGCGCGTCGTCGAAAAAATTCTCAGCTTGCCCCTGGAGTTCTACGACGAAAATAACCCGGGCCGGATTGCTGGTCGGGTGGCGCGGGGGCTCGAAAACCACACCTGGTCCTATCCCGAGGTGGCAGGTCAGCTCGTGCCCAAGCTGGCTCGGGTGCTGGGAATTTTCGTGATTCTCTGGTTCATTGAGTGGCGAATTGCCCTGCTGCTGCTGGTGTCTTTTGTCGGGATTTTGGTGTTTGGATTGCGCAGTCTGCGCATTTTGATTCACCAAGAACGGCTGCTCGATCGCCATCAGGAAAACACCGAAAGCCGCACCTCAGAGATCATTACCAACATCAAAACCGTCAAAGCCTTTGCGACAGAAACGCGGGAGCGCGATCGCCAGAGTCGCCGCCTAGACCGGGAGCTGATGGTGGTGCTGGAGCGCATTCACCGGGGCTATGTGAATCTCAACACCTGGCAGAGCACCGTGATTCAAGCCTGCGTGTTTGCGGTGCTGGTGTTTGCGCTGGTGGAGACGATCCAGGGCCGCATTTCCCTGGGCCACTTTGTGACGACGCTGACGGTATCGAGCATGGCCTATGCGGAGCTCAACCCGATCAATACCCTGGCGGAAACCTTTGCGCGGCGGTACGCCTCGATGGTGCGCTTTCACGAGTTTATGCAGCGATCGCCCGGTCGCGACGCGATTACCTTTAGCCCTGAGCTGCCCACGGCCAACCCCTACCAGTTCACCGGCAAGCTAGAGTTTGACCACGTTTCCTTCGGCTATCAGCCGGACAAGCCAGTGCTCAAGGACATTAGCCTGTGTATCGAGCCTTGCCAGACGGTGGCGCTAGTGGGGCGATCGGGCTCAGGCAAATCAACCCTGGTCAAGCTGCTGTTTCGCTACTTTGAGCCGACTCGAGGCGCGATCCGCCTCGATGGTTTGGACATTCGCCGCTTGGAGGTCGATCGCTACCGTCGCCGCCTGGCCATCGTGCACCAAGAAGTCGACGTCTTCAACGGTACGCTGATGGACAACCTGACCTACGGCAATCCCAATGCGTCCCTGGAGCAGGTGCGGGAAGCCTGCCGAATTGCCCGCGTCGATGAGTTTCTCGATCAGCTGCCCAAGGGCTACAACACCGTGGTGGGCGAGCGGGGACTGCGGCTCTCGGGCGGGCAGCGCCAGCGACTGGGCATTGCCCGGGCGCTGATTGTCAATCCTGACGTGCTGGTGTTTGATGAGGCGACCTCGAGCCTGGACTATGAGTCGGAGCGATCGATCCAGTTAGCCATGCGATCGCTCCTCGGGACGCGCACCCTGCTGATCATCGCCCACCGCCTCAGCACCGTGCGGGAGGCTGACCAGATCATCGTCCTCGATCGCGGCGAAATTGTAGAAGTGGGCAATCACGAAGAACTGCTGCGCCACGGCGGCCTGTACCATCGCCTGCACGCCCTCCAGGAAACGGGTGAGCTTTGGGGCTGA
- a CDS encoding SGNH/GDSL hydrolase family protein, giving the protein MVLKVLLGFAGVLVVALGLAEVFLRLRFGFGNPLIYQADPQIGYLLAPSQRTRRFGNRIEINAYSMRAAAISPQRSPGTLRLLLLGDSIANGGWWTDQPEIISERLGDLLRRSPALAQRPVEVLNASANSWGPRNEWAYLQRFGTFEAQIVVVLINTDDLFATQPTPLPVGRDRNYPDRKPRLALEEVLKRYLLKAPPLPAELQTLQAETGDRVGRNLAAIEQIQQHIKANQSHLVLAMTPLKRELASQGGPRDYEIAARQRLSDFAQAQQILYLDFLDIFDASDRPEELYRDHIHLSPRGNQLVSQQILAVLEPLTSQLAK; this is encoded by the coding sequence ATGGTTTTGAAGGTTTTGCTTGGGTTTGCTGGCGTTTTGGTAGTCGCGCTCGGCCTCGCGGAGGTGTTTTTGCGCCTCCGCTTTGGCTTTGGCAATCCCCTGATTTACCAAGCAGATCCCCAAATCGGCTACCTGCTGGCCCCCAGCCAGCGCACCCGACGCTTTGGCAATCGCATCGAGATCAACGCGTATTCCATGCGCGCAGCGGCAATCAGCCCCCAGCGATCGCCGGGCACGCTGCGACTGCTGCTGCTCGGAGACTCGATCGCCAACGGCGGCTGGTGGACCGATCAGCCTGAGATTATTTCTGAGCGGCTCGGGGATCTCCTGCGGCGATCGCCTGCCCTCGCCCAGCGCCCCGTCGAGGTGCTCAACGCCTCCGCCAACTCCTGGGGACCGCGCAACGAGTGGGCCTATCTCCAGCGCTTCGGCACCTTTGAAGCCCAAATTGTGGTTGTCTTGATCAACACCGATGACCTTTTCGCCACCCAGCCGACGCCGCTCCCGGTAGGCCGCGATCGCAACTATCCCGATCGCAAACCCCGACTGGCCCTCGAAGAAGTGCTCAAGCGCTACCTGCTCAAGGCCCCTCCCCTGCCCGCCGAGCTCCAGACCCTGCAAGCCGAAACGGGCGATCGCGTGGGGCGGAACCTAGCCGCGATTGAGCAAATTCAGCAGCACATCAAAGCCAACCAGAGTCACCTAGTCTTGGCCATGACCCCCCTCAAACGAGAGCTCGCCAGCCAGGGCGGCCCCCGCGACTACGAAATCGCCGCCCGCCAGCGCCTCAGCGACTTCGCCCAAGCACAGCAGATTCTCTATCTTGATTTCTTAGACATTTTTGACGCGAGCGATCGCCCCGAAGAGCTCTATCGGGATCACATCCACCTGAGCCCTCGGGGCAATCAGCTCGTCAGCCAGCAAATTCTGGCCGTTCTAGAGCCCCTCACTTCGCAACTCGCTAAGTGA
- a CDS encoding Gfo/Idh/MocA family protein, translating to MTVLPSNVHPQRGQSAPIRVGVIGVGNMGQHHTRVLSMLKDVELVGVADVNVERGLDTASKYRVRFFEDYREMLNHVDAVCIAVPTRLHHSVGMACLQAGVHVLIEKPIAASISEAESLVNAAAEAQVILQVGHIERFNPAFQELSKVLKTEELLALEAHRMSPYSDRANDVSVVLDLMIHDIDLLLELAGAPVVRLTASGSRASDSGYLDYVTAILGFANGIVATLTASKVTHRKIRSIVAHCRGSLTEADFLNNEILIHRQTTANCMTDYGQVLYRQDGLIEKVYTSNIEPLHAELEHFVHCVRGGNQPSVGGEQALKALRLASLIEQMALDGQVWSQPDLQVDPMNSSVMLT from the coding sequence ATGACAGTTTTACCCTCAAACGTCCACCCACAGCGCGGACAATCAGCCCCCATTCGAGTTGGGGTGATTGGGGTTGGCAACATGGGGCAGCACCACACCCGTGTTCTGAGCATGCTAAAGGATGTTGAGCTCGTGGGCGTTGCGGATGTCAACGTTGAGCGCGGTCTTGATACGGCTAGCAAGTACCGAGTGCGCTTCTTCGAGGACTATCGGGAAATGCTCAATCACGTTGATGCTGTTTGCATTGCAGTGCCGACGCGGTTACACCACTCGGTGGGCATGGCCTGCTTGCAGGCAGGGGTGCATGTCCTGATCGAAAAGCCGATCGCCGCCAGCATTTCTGAGGCTGAGTCTTTGGTGAATGCTGCTGCTGAGGCCCAGGTGATTTTGCAGGTGGGGCACATCGAGCGCTTCAATCCAGCCTTCCAAGAACTCAGCAAGGTGCTGAAGACGGAAGAACTGCTGGCCCTCGAAGCTCACCGCATGAGTCCCTACTCCGATCGCGCCAATGACGTGTCGGTGGTGCTGGATCTGATGATCCATGACATCGACCTGCTGCTGGAGCTGGCAGGAGCGCCGGTGGTGCGCCTGACCGCTAGTGGCAGCCGCGCTTCGGATTCCGGATATCTGGACTACGTAACGGCGATCTTGGGCTTTGCCAATGGCATCGTGGCGACGCTGACGGCGAGTAAGGTCACCCACCGCAAGATTCGCAGCATTGTTGCTCACTGTCGCGGCTCGTTGACGGAGGCGGATTTCCTCAACAACGAGATCTTGATTCATCGGCAGACGACGGCCAACTGCATGACCGACTACGGCCAGGTGCTCTACCGCCAAGACGGCCTGATCGAAAAGGTCTACACGAGCAATATCGAGCCGCTCCATGCAGAGCTGGAGCACTTTGTTCACTGTGTCCGGGGCGGCAATCAGCCGTCGGTGGGCGGTGAGCAGGCTCTCAAGGCGCTGCGGCTGGCGAGCCTGATTGAGCAAATGGCGCTGGACGGCCAGGTGTGGTCGCAGCCTGATCTGCAAGTGGACCCGATGAATTCGTCGGTGATGCTCACTTAG
- the queC gene encoding 7-cyano-7-deazaguanine synthase QueC — protein sequence MKAVILLSGGLDSSTVIYQAKADGCDCYALSFDYRQRHRRELAAAAAIAQAAGAADHQVIRFDLRQWGGSALTDDALDLPQHRSLESMAAEVPITYVPARNMIFLSFASAYAEVLGAERVYIGVNALDYSGYPDCRPDFIEAMQEVFRLGTQQGREGKPIEIVTPLLTLRKTEIIELGDRLGVPWELTWSCYDGGEKACGVCDACQLRLAAFAELGRPDPVAYAENSEDLRG from the coding sequence ATGAAAGCAGTTATTTTACTCTCGGGAGGACTCGACTCCTCCACGGTGATCTATCAGGCCAAAGCGGACGGCTGCGACTGCTACGCGCTGTCCTTTGACTACCGCCAGCGCCATCGGCGAGAGCTGGCAGCGGCTGCTGCGATCGCCCAGGCCGCCGGGGCCGCCGATCACCAGGTCATCCGGTTTGACCTGCGGCAGTGGGGCGGCTCGGCCCTGACCGATGACGCCCTCGACCTGCCCCAGCACCGCTCCCTCGAAAGCATGGCCGCCGAGGTGCCCATCACCTACGTCCCGGCTCGCAACATGATTTTCCTGAGCTTCGCGTCGGCCTACGCTGAGGTGCTGGGGGCTGAGCGGGTGTACATCGGCGTCAATGCGCTGGACTACTCGGGCTACCCCGACTGTCGGCCAGATTTTATTGAGGCGATGCAAGAAGTGTTTCGCCTGGGCACTCAGCAGGGCCGCGAAGGCAAGCCGATCGAGATTGTGACGCCGCTGCTGACCCTGCGCAAAACCGAAATTATCGAGCTGGGCGATCGCCTGGGGGTGCCGTGGGAGCTGACGTGGTCTTGCTATGACGGGGGCGAAAAAGCCTGCGGGGTCTGTGACGCGTGTCAGCTGCGCCTTGCGGCTTTTGCGGAGCTCGGTCGTCCAGATCCGGTGGCCTATGCAGAAAATTCAGAGGATCTGCGGGGATAG